GATCGTCCCGATGGATGGGGGCAGTGTGCCGCTGATCTGATCGCTGGGTCATACGATGGCGAAGCCTGCGAGACCCGCTGGCAACGCAACGAGAGCTCAAAAAAAATGGCGCGGGCTGCAAAGCCCGCGCCGTTTTTTCATAGACAGTACACGACGGAAGACGCGCGTCGCGTCGGAACCTCCGTTACAGCAACCGGTGGCCCAGCCACCACGCCGCCGCGGCGAGCGCCGCCGAAGCCGGAATCGTCAGAATCCACGCCCAGACGATGTTGCCGGCCACGCCCCAGCGCACCGCGCTCAGTTTCTGCGTCGCGCCGACACCGACGATCGCGCCGGTAATCGTGTGTGTGGTCGACACCGGAATGCCCAGCCACGACGCCGTGAACAGCGTGATTGCCCCGCCCGACTCCGCGCAAAAACCGCCGACCGGCTTCAGTTTGGTGATCTTCTGCCCCATCGTGCGGACGATCCGCCAGCCGCCGAACAGCGTGCCGATACCCATCGACAGATAGCAACCGCCGATCACCCACAGCGGCGGCGCATCCGCGATCGAGGACGCATACCCGGTCGCGATCAGCAGCATCCAGATGATGCCGATGGTCTTCTGCGCGTCGTTACCGCCGTGCCCAAGGCTGTACAGCCCCGCCGACAGCAGTTGCAGGCGGCGGAAGCGCCGGTCGACCTTGCTCGGCGGCGTGCGGAAATAGATCCACGACACCGCGAGCATGAAAAACGAGCCGAGGATAAAACCGAGCAGCGGCGA
The sequence above is a segment of the Paraburkholderia sp. D15 genome. Coding sequences within it:
- a CDS encoding inorganic phosphate transporter; its protein translation is MQSIQLAIWVVAGLVAVALIFDFMNGFHDAANSIATVVSTGVLKPQQAVAFAAAFNVIAYFVFHLKVAATVGKGTIDPGIVDHYVIFGALVGAIGWNIITWHYGIPSSSSHALIGGLVGAALAKSGWGSLNFDGLMKTVAFIFISPLLGFILGSFFMLAVSWIYFRTPPSKVDRRFRRLQLLSAGLYSLGHGGNDAQKTIGIIWMLLIATGYASSIADAPPLWVIGGCYLSMGIGTLFGGWRIVRTMGQKITKLKPVGGFCAESGGAITLFTASWLGIPVSTTHTITGAIVGVGATQKLSAVRWGVAGNIVWAWILTIPASAALAAAAWWLGHRLL